The Sphaerotilus montanus genome includes a window with the following:
- a CDS encoding phage baseplate assembly protein V, which produces GSNGFGSFFVPEVGDEVVLGYFNNDPSHPVILGSLYSSKQVPPYTLAAENNTKAIVTRCKSKIEFDEDKKVITITTPGTNKIVISDDGKSILLQDQNSNKIELNSSGITLDSPKDIKITAKGGITLDAVNAISITSKADVKVSGLNVACEAQVGLTAKGNASAELSAAGQTTVKGAMVMIN; this is translated from the coding sequence TGGCTCCAACGGTTTTGGCTCGTTTTTTGTGCCCGAAGTCGGCGACGAGGTGGTGCTGGGCTACTTCAACAACGACCCCTCGCACCCGGTCATCCTGGGCAGCCTGTACAGCAGCAAACAGGTGCCGCCCTACACCTTGGCGGCCGAGAACAACACCAAGGCCATCGTCACCCGCTGCAAGTCGAAGATCGAGTTCGACGAAGACAAGAAGGTGATCACCATCACCACACCGGGCACCAACAAGATCGTCATCAGCGACGACGGCAAGTCGATCCTGCTGCAAGACCAGAACAGCAACAAGATCGAACTCAACAGCAGCGGCATCACGCTCGACAGCCCCAAAGACATCAAGATCACCGCCAAAGGTGGCATCACGCTTGATGCGGTCAACGCGATCAGCATCACCTCGAAGGCCGATGTGAAGGTGAGCGGACTCAACGTCGCCTGCGAAGCGCAGGTGGGTCTGACCGCCAAGGGCAATGCGAGTGCCGAGTTGTCGGCCGCAGGGCAGACGACCGTCAAGGGTGCGATGGTCATGATCAACTGA
- a CDS encoding PAAR domain-containing protein, with the protein MPPAARLTDMHTCPMLTPGLPPIPHVGGPVIGPGIPTVLIGKLPAAVLGDIAVCVGPPDAIVKGSATVMIGGKPAARLGDTTAHGGSVVMGFPTVMIGG; encoded by the coding sequence ATGCCGCCCGCCGCCCGCCTCACCGACATGCACACCTGCCCGATGCTCACACCGGGCTTGCCGCCCATTCCGCACGTGGGGGGGCCGGTCATCGGGCCGGGCATTCCGACGGTGTTGATCGGCAAACTGCCGGCTGCGGTGCTAGGCGACATCGCGGTGTGTGTGGGCCCGCCCGACGCCATCGTCAAAGGCTCGGCCACGGTGATGATCGGCGGCAAGCCGGCCGCGCGCCTGGGCGACACCACGGCCCACGGCGGCAGCGTCGTGATGGGCTTTCCCACCGTGATGATTGGCGGCTGA